A stretch of Ferribacterium limneticum DNA encodes these proteins:
- a CDS encoding HDOD domain-containing protein yields the protein MKTADLPAPNDPDKKGDALKAQRFQMLADIAKELSGEVVFPTYFDAVLRLRKALQDRDQSIANIAHAVSVEPLISAKLLHLANSVAFNPQGNEVVDLKSAIVRLGLNAVRTAALSIVMTQLMRAKGMAEFSEITHGLWEHSIQTSAAACVIARQMTRMNADEAMLAGLIHDLGAFYMLYRATQYEELRHRPESIKYLIVNWHESIGVSLLNALGLPAEIVEATADHDHMRPTPTATKTLSDVIYVANMLCGGHFEWLMQDQPELTSELATLEEEYGHLRPEIEALTAEMRDSFS from the coding sequence ATGAAGACTGCTGATCTCCCTGCTCCCAACGATCCGGACAAGAAAGGCGATGCCCTGAAGGCACAGCGCTTTCAGATGTTGGCCGATATCGCCAAGGAACTCTCTGGCGAGGTGGTTTTTCCAACTTATTTCGATGCTGTACTACGTCTGCGCAAAGCTCTGCAGGATCGTGATCAGAGCATCGCCAACATTGCCCATGCGGTTTCAGTAGAGCCGCTGATTTCAGCCAAACTGCTTCATCTGGCCAATTCCGTCGCCTTCAACCCGCAGGGAAATGAGGTGGTCGACCTTAAATCAGCCATCGTCCGCCTCGGACTCAACGCAGTGCGCACGGCTGCGCTCTCGATTGTGATGACCCAGTTGATGCGCGCCAAAGGCATGGCCGAGTTTTCAGAAATCACCCATGGCCTCTGGGAGCATTCAATCCAGACCTCTGCCGCAGCCTGTGTCATCGCCAGGCAGATGACCCGCATGAACGCAGACGAAGCCATGCTGGCCGGGCTGATTCATGACCTGGGTGCGTTCTATATGCTCTATCGGGCTACCCAGTACGAAGAGCTTCGCCATCGCCCGGAGAGCATCAAGTACCTGATCGTCAATTGGCATGAAAGCATTGGCGTTTCTTTGCTTAACGCCTTGGGACTACCGGCGGAAATCGTCGAGGCCACGGCTGACCACGATCACATGCGGCCAACACCGACAGCGACCAAAACCCTGTCAGATGTCATCTATGTGGCCAACATGCTCTGTGGTGGGCATTTCGAATGGCTGATGCAGGATCAACCGGAGCTGACTTCCGAACTCGCAACGCTGGAAGAAGAATACGGCCATCTACGGCCGGAAATCGAAGCCTTGACGGCAGAAATGCGCGACAGCTTCAGCTGA
- a CDS encoding RNA methyltransferase, whose protein sequence is MNPEVLLSRIRVVLCRPSHPGNIGAAARAMKTMGLSNLYLVSPKQFPDPEADTRATGAVDVLAQATVTTSLKEALAGTAFAVALSARQRDIGPVLGAPRETVARLIAEAAAGSDVALVFGNETVGLTNEEILHCQAAVTIPTNPDFSSLNLGSAVQVLCYECRMAAFLEQPPVVVPGVTPFASPVATHDEIEGLYGHLETIMTDSGFYNPEQPGRLFPKLRRLFGRVRLEKDEINILRGILASTQVKTGHGRKG, encoded by the coding sequence ATGAACCCAGAAGTCCTGCTGTCGCGTATCAGAGTCGTCCTGTGCCGTCCGAGCCACCCGGGCAATATCGGTGCAGCAGCAAGGGCCATGAAGACCATGGGGTTGTCCAATCTGTATCTGGTGTCCCCGAAGCAGTTTCCCGATCCCGAGGCGGATACGCGGGCAACCGGCGCTGTTGATGTGCTGGCGCAAGCCACCGTCACCACTTCCCTGAAGGAAGCGCTGGCCGGGACTGCCTTTGCCGTTGCGCTGTCGGCGCGGCAGCGTGACATCGGTCCGGTTCTCGGGGCGCCGCGCGAGACGGTGGCCCGACTGATTGCCGAGGCTGCCGCCGGGAGCGATGTGGCGCTGGTTTTCGGCAACGAGACTGTCGGTCTGACCAACGAAGAAATCCTGCATTGCCAGGCGGCGGTGACGATCCCGACCAACCCGGATTTTAGTTCGCTCAATCTTGGTTCAGCCGTTCAGGTGCTGTGCTACGAGTGCCGGATGGCCGCATTCCTGGAGCAGCCACCCGTGGTGGTGCCGGGGGTGACGCCTTTCGCCTCACCGGTGGCGACGCACGACGAGATCGAGGGGCTTTATGGTCACCTTGAAACGATCATGACCGATAGTGGTTTCTACAACCCCGAGCAGCCGGGGCGCTTGTTCCCGAAACTGCGCCGCTTGTTCGGCCGAGTCCGCCTGGAGAAGGATGAGATCAATATCCTGCGTGGCATCCTGGCCTCGACTCAGGTAAAGACCGGCCACGGTCGCAAGGGCTGA
- a CDS encoding inositol monophosphatase family protein codes for MHPALNIAIKAARRAGQIINRASNDLDLLKVTAKQPNDFVTEVDKAAEAAIIQTLQEAYPNYGILAEESGEAAGKGDGEYQWIIDPLDGTTNFIHGMPQYAVSIALAKGGIVEQAVVFDPNRNELFTASKGGGAFLNERRIRVSRRTRLGESLIGTGFPYRMFDKIDLYLSIFKELAEKTAGQRRPGAASLDLAYVACGRYDGFWEFGLSPWDMAAGALLISEAGGLVSDLRGDANYLETGNLVAGTPKVFGPLLKIIQDKLPESVRG; via the coding sequence ATGCATCCAGCTCTGAATATCGCCATCAAGGCAGCGCGTCGCGCCGGCCAGATCATCAATCGCGCTTCGAACGACCTCGACTTGCTCAAGGTGACCGCCAAGCAGCCCAACGATTTCGTGACCGAGGTCGACAAGGCTGCCGAAGCCGCGATCATCCAAACCCTGCAGGAGGCCTATCCGAATTACGGCATTCTAGCAGAGGAGTCTGGCGAGGCCGCCGGCAAGGGCGATGGGGAATACCAGTGGATCATCGATCCGCTCGACGGCACCACCAACTTTATTCACGGCATGCCGCAATATGCAGTTTCGATCGCCCTCGCTAAGGGCGGCATTGTCGAACAGGCCGTCGTCTTCGATCCAAACCGCAACGAACTCTTCACCGCCAGCAAGGGCGGCGGCGCCTTCCTCAATGAGCGCCGTATTCGCGTCTCGCGCCGCACCCGCCTCGGTGAATCGCTGATTGGTACCGGCTTCCCGTACCGGATGTTCGACAAGATCGATCTCTACCTGTCCATCTTCAAGGAACTGGCCGAGAAGACCGCCGGCCAGCGCCGCCCCGGTGCTGCCTCCCTCGATCTGGCCTATGTCGCCTGCGGCCGTTACGACGGCTTCTGGGAATTCGGCCTGTCCCCGTGGGACATGGCAGCCGGTGCGCTGCTCATCTCCGAAGCCGGCGGCCTGGTCAGCGACCTGCGCGGCGACGCCAACTATCTAGAAACCGGCAATCTGGTTGCCGGCACGCCGAAGGTTTTCGGGCCGCTGCTCAAGATCATCCAGGACAAGTTGCCGGAAAGCGTTCGCGGCTAA